GCTGGTAAATAACACATTTATTCTATCCAGGTGCGTATTTTACTTTACGGgaaaaacttctgatctattcatcaaTTGTTAAAGTACTAAAAAAACATCAAAAGTAAACAAAATACATCCAGATTCATAGATAACTTAGGGAcggctacaagcactgaagcgagccaaaggAGCGCTGCCGTCATTGCCCCTTCATCAGTGTAGCCGGGCAAACCTTGCTGTggtagacagtcaggaagtcgtcgtgctaaaccCCTAGAGGGCCAGCACACCATAAGTCCAAAACAACAACCGCTGCCGATGAAGAGAAGCATATATCAAAATGATCCAATATATAGACACATAAACATAGACGGACGAAGATCGGATCCAAGCAGGTCCACCGAAGTAAAACATCGACTAAATACCGCAAGATCCATTGGAGACAAACTTCCACCCGCCCTCCAGCGTCATTAGAAGCGCCATTGGGACGGGTTCTAGGTGAAAAGAATCTTATACCGTCTTAATGTAGTCACCGTTGTTtcgtcttcctgagtaggacacaaaacCTACCAAAACTCCAAAAAAACACCTAAAAATGGAGCCCTTCCGCCGGCAAGGACCAGAATCCACCGGGCCTCCATGACCCTAAGACCATAGGAAACGAGGCAGCCCGGCGACTACGCCGGAAGGTGGCCCCCACCCAAACGCATATTTAATTATGTGTGTTTACCAGCAATCCCTCCTTTATATTAATTATGTCTTGATGTGTAAGGTGTCCGTGTGAACACGCTTGACTGACCAAGTGTTATAATTAATTAATCCATATTACTGGTGAGTATGATAATTAATCCATCAATTAATTAATGTGGGCACAACCCCAACAACATTTGCCACTCTCCCCAATGAAACACGCAAACAACCCAAAGCTCAATATTGGCCTCCTTTAGAGGAATTTTGTAaaaatttcataggataggatttttataggaaaaattcctttagagccctttggtttgtaggaatgaaatccTATTCCTATAGAGAAATTCTTCCTATCCTTCACAATTCATaaaaaaataaacattagcctagactcaatggaagaaattctatgatgtgaatcaaagggcatctcttttcctattcctactcataggatttgagatacatgtcatcacttttcctatgactttcctattcctacGATTTTCCTATCCtacgaaccaaaggaggccttagacCTCATCCTACAAGATTGTAATGTGACTATTATTTAATCAATACAATCCCTTTACCCCAAAAAAAAACCCAAAGCTCAATCCAATATTAATGAAATGGCTGTTGTCAAAGTAGAAATGAATCGCGTCTTGACTTTGGATGATGAGTGAGGAGAAGATCGTGTATCATGTGAGGCAGAGATTGTTGTTGCCTAGAAGCAAGTACATGATGGGCACCACACCATACATACACAGCCTGGGCCACCTGTCCATCACATGATGTCAGTGAGATGACATAGCTCTGACAGTGAGATCGCACGCTTATTTCTTTTCcgcttctcttttttcttcttttgaaATTGAGGTGACATGGTGGGAGCACGTGCCCGCACTTTGCTTCTTGCAAATAGGAGTATTGTACTGTACTGTATCATCATCTATACGGTCCAGGTATGAACTGAACTCGAGTGATTACATATGGTTGATGGGTTGAAAAACTATCATGTGAACAAAACTCTGCCTGATGTAGCTTAGATCACAAGATTGGTGCGACACGCGTATATATGGactaaataaaaagaaataaaactattctCGATTCGGTCTTCTCTTGACGATTCCGCTTGGAAACAAAATCGACCGCCGGTTCATCGAAAGAAAAAACCTTTCATTAAATAAATTGAAGTTGGACAATGGTATAAATTCTTCTAGGGAAGATCACATGGTTTACAGCTATGCCTGAGAGTTGCCATCGTGTGTAAGACGACTCATCACCAATGATCAACTTGGTTTTCTTGTAAACAAAAGATATGGGGAGCTGGACAGCTGAAAGAGCAAGAGAAAGTGACATGTGCTGAGCCATCCAAATAAGATGATTATTATAATTTGAAGAAAAAACTCCTTTTCATTTGTCGGTTTGCTTGATAGAAAACGATAGTTGACATGCCGTGGAGTTAATTAATTAATCGGTTAAAATCCAGCTACTGTGCGGTTGCACGTCCTAGATACTGCAGGTGTTTGTCCTGCTGCTTTGAACTGTTCAGAGACAGTTGCATGTTAGATCATTCGGATGCTAATGTTGTTTATCAGATCGGGTAGCTCTGCTTGTCAACGATTAGGATGCTGATAGCGTAGCCAAATTCTACGCTGATTAATGTCATTAAATTATTAGAATGAAAACGAATTTGGTTTGATTGGAGTGTATAGAATGAGCGAGATTTGCTGGTATTAAAAATGTTCTTAACTAGTTGGACTGGTAGGGTCTTATATGTTGATGTGCTGCCAGACTGAGCAAGATCTTATAAGTATGTGTGTGTGAACATGTTGGACCGGCGAAGAGGCAAGAgctgtttttcttttttgagggagAGGCAAGAGCTGATGCTGGTCAGCTGAGCCGCACAATAAATGGGCTGGCGAAGTACTCCGATCTTTTGGTGCACGGGGAAGTATCATGTGCTCCCATAGCATACATGAAACCGTGCTTAGAatctattaaaattaaaattatttttttaataaaaataccATTTCTTTTTTGAGGGTACGTCAATGATGCGGACATCAACACAACTGAACCAAGACACCTGCACCAACACCTACTCAAAAGCCTACTCTCTCACAAAACGGTCTAAAACTCCTACACCTAGTCCGGCCTCCTTCCAGTCTTTGATCTCGTTCATGATGTGGTTGTATAGCTCATCCACGGTTTTCTATTGATTTATCCGATTGAACATCCTCGCGTTTCTCTGCTTCCATAGTGACCAAGCCACTGCGACTACCGGTATGTCGAAACCTCTCCTGCCAGCACCTGTGAAGCTTCTTCTAGCTTGTAGCCACCAATCCAGCAGGCTATCTTGCCCAAGCGGGTGAGTCACCTCCAAGTTCAGCCCAACGATGCACTTGTGCCACATCTGTCTAGCGTATGAGCACTGTATGTGTATGTGTTCCGCATTGTCCTCCTCTTGCAGGCACGTGAAATAGGCCGAAGGTTGATCTTGTAGTCCATGTCGAGCTCGTCGATGCAAGGTCCAAATCCGATGCTGGACAGTGAGCCAaacgtggattttgcatttcaACGGCGCCCAACTCCTCCATATGCACGAGGCGTAGGGAAGCGTATGTTTCTACaatccgccccctcccccctcccccccaccaaaaaaaactaaacACAGAGAATAAAAAAAGGACAAATCTAGATGAGAATAGTGTCTTGGTATGCTTACACAATGCAGTGATATAGAAGGGCTTAAATGTCAGTTTATTGtgtgttttcttcctttttttgtgCGTCTGATCCATTTCCATTATGGAATATTAAATGATTGAAAATAAATATGAAGCTCAATGAGACATCAGTTCTAATTATATTATTGCATGTTTCAAGTGTCTTAATGTAGAGAATGGCATTTTGGAGCTCGGCCTTCCATAGAGGCAGAATTATTTGAAAATTCAAAATTTTAGGTTTCAGAAAAAGTTGAAAAAATTAACAAGTATACAAGGATGTGATGTGTATGTGTGTATGATTCcaggatgaaataccttgagaTGCGATTTATGCAAAAAGAACAAATTCATGGACTTTTGGGATGAACAGTATCATGTCTAGAAAAGCCtcggatttgtcttttttgcacaacattcatttcaatgtatttcatcctgaaaatttacacacatgtatgTTAAGCCTCCATGTGTATCtgcattttttcagaattttctggaatgtaaaaatatgaaatttgaatttttcaaaaaccagcctccatggaggccgagctccaaaagcaATTTTCGCTTAATGTGTGCCTTCATGTTTTAGTACGAACTGAAGCCCAACTGGAAGATGTGGCACAAGGTTATCTAGCTAGTGCTACATTTCCTAGTGTGCACCCCCTACATATCTTCAGTTCAGGCACTTGCTCTTTGGACTCATACATgtcttttgtttgttttttgcaCCAGTGTTCCCGTGAACTTCAGAGTTCAGACATCAGTCTTCAGAATGAGGCCCATGCAGATGTCTGTGCACCCTCTGAATGAGCGAACGACAGGcctggaggagcaggagcagccaACCCACCTTGCTCGATGGTTCCAAAGTGCTCCAAGAGCCGCGTGATCAGCACACCTGCGACGTacgacagccccgacgagctcacGGCGATGGTCAGGTAGTACATGAGAGTCTTGAAGTATGCCCTGGGTGCTGTCTGTACATGCGCCTTTCCGAGCGCTAGCAGAGCGATGCACGCGAGTGAAGCGCCGGCGACGGCCATCATCTTGTTCTCCCTGTCATTGCTCTCGCGGAACGACAACCCGTAGATGACTGGTGGAAGCAGCCCGAACACGATGTATGAGAGCAGGGCCAGGACCATGTGGAGCTGGGCTTTCGACCGCCTTCCGAGCTGCAGCCAGTACTGGCCGACCTGCTCGTTGTCATCGTCCACGTCTCGGATGTCTCTCAGATCGGCGATCTGTCATCGACGGGGAAATGATATGTTAGTTTTTGGTGTTTGTGGGGTGAGTTTTCTGTAATGATCAGTAAAAACAGTGTGAACATTCAGTCAGGAGAGAAGTTTGTTACATTGTGGTAAATGACAGGAAGCCCTCCGATAAGGTTGGCTATGCCCAGGATGAATATGTCCACTGCAGGCAAGTGAAAAACATAATTTCATTAGATGTGACAATATAAATATCAGTGTCAAAATAGTGCATTCATCatgtaaatatttttatttttgcaGAGTATTCATCAGGTAAATATGTGGAAAGCGAGTTAGTAACTGACATGTTTTTGCTCCACTTGATGCTGCTGCTGAAACAACGGAGAGGCTGGTGACCGACTCCACTAAGCCTCCATATACTATGGCTTTCGGTATATCCCAGTCATCCCTCTGTTGTGGTCTAGGAGCAACCAGATTCACTTCTTCAGGGACTGATACCGCTACATGATGTGAATCTGTTGTTTGAGGAATCGGCGTAGTTGATATGTCGCCCCTCGCGACATTTGTCACATTCGGGCCATTGACCTTCACTCCTGAAGCGTGAACTGAATGGGTTGTAAAGCCATTCTCGGAGGCAGTCGTTGCAGTTCTGTGAACATCTGAACCAATAAAATTACTACTATAACGTTGCATCTATGAATAAATGTAGCTAATGCAAACTGATCACGTTTAATTAGACCTACCATCATGGCCAAGTAGGTGGTGATTTGCACCACCGTCAGGCTTTGAGGGAGGCATTTCACCGGTTATCATTTCCAGTGTGTCTGTCTGGAAGAAACCTGCGTGCCATTTTTGTTACTTTAGTCCATTACACTGACAAATTAGTCCTAAACAAGATGCAATTAATGAAGAGAACAACTACTTCAGGATAATTGATAACTACACATATATTTTTCTAAGTTTGTCAGGAGAACATATATAGGTTGCAAACATACCAGCAGGATGAGGTTGGTTTGGGCAATCTTCTGGCTGGAAACAAGACAAAAGCCAACTTGTGCAATTTTCAGACCGAGGAGGCGTGTCCACTGATGCCGGAGGAGGCAGAACATCAACTTGGTCCAAATCCCTCCTCCCAAAAATACGGAATATGTTGAAACTGCATCCTGGTGACAGGAACATAAGTTAAGCCAGTCCCATTTGATCGAAATGAAATGTTTAAGCAATACAACCAAAACATAAGTGGAATACCAAGGCTGCCTCTAACTAAATGTTATCGGTACCTGCCGGAATGAAGAAGGAGAAGCATGACAAACATCTGAGCACGTCGGGTGACTCCTGCTCATCACTTCCAGGTAAAGTAGCAGAAGGCAGTGGCACTAGTACTTCTTCAGTGTACGGTCTCTTTGATGGTGCATGGGGGTTTGCTGGCCTTActgtccttttcctcttcttcagGATCACCCTCCGAGTTATGCATGATTTGTAGTTGGGACAGAAGAGGTCATGAGTTTCTTGCTGGTCCAAAATCTTCTGAAGGTCGTACTCTTCGACCTTCGGTTGAGCCTCGGTGACATGTTTGTCCTTGTCAACTTCAGTTGGGTACATTTGAGTCTTGTTGATTTCAAACAGGTACTCTGTCTTAGGTTCAGCACCGTTGGGGACCTGATGCGAACCATTCGAGTGTGATCCATTTTCTAACTTGCCATTGCTTGGACCATGGTTGATTTCTTGAACATTGCCATTTTCATGTGCTTCAAGCTGCTTGTCTTTTGTACTCGGAGTTTCATTCGCTTCTTCCTTTCCGTCACCAGATCGCATCGTTCCCGTGACCAGATATCTGGCACTTACCTCAGTAATAATATCAGGAACTGAAAAACAAAGGGAGATATATCAGTGCCAATTCCTCCTTGAACTGGTCCCACGCCGCCGGCTGCGGGCTCTCCACCGCTACCTCCATCATTCTCTCCCCTCTCTTCTTTGCTCTCCTCACAAAGTACAGCACTAAAGATCTTTTCTACTCTGCTCTGCTCTCAAGATCTTCTCTCTTAGTCGGTCCTGCTCTGCTCTGCCTCGCCCACAGGGGGGAGCCAGGTTTTTTTTATACTAGTGATGTAGGCGCAGCCTCAAGCCATATGTGGTGGTGGGGAAGAAGGTATTCATCTACTGATGTTGATGAAATCAATGTGGGTTGTCAAATGCAAGAGATGGGGCTTCTTGACTTTTGGAGGATGAGAGAGAGAGGTAGCAGGAGAAGATCGTTTATCATGTGATTGAGAGTGAGATAGAGATTGCCTCGAAACAAGTGCATGATGGGCACCCTACCTACACCATGGCCCACCTGTTCGTCGCATGCGCTGCCCTGCTCTTCAGTTCAGATGGAGTACAGTACATAACAGGATAAGGCTAGCAAACTTTTCTTGCATGAGCTGAACTGAATGCAACCACCAACCAGCAACCACATCAATTTGTTTTCACTCCATGGAAAAAAGAACTATTTTCATGCTGTCAGTGAGGTAGCAttgctttcttttttctttttcctttttccttttttccttttgaaATTCACGTGGCATCGCTCAAGCATGTGTTACACATAAATCTACTGCACTTTGCTTGTTGAAGAAGGCAGAGTTAAACTGAACTGAGTCCGAACTGTATCATCTATGAAGTCTGAACCCAGCTGAAGATATGGTTGATGAGTTAGTCTGAACAGGCCCATGCATGCTTCAGTTTACATCACACGATTGACCTTCCTATGAGCACCAAATAAATAAAACTGTCTTTGCCTCGGTCTTTTTCCTATAAGTCAGCTTAATAAAGAACCGATCCGTCGATTAGTAAAGAAAGCTATTCTTTATTAAATCAAATAAATGGAacctggacatttttatgcattctcTCCTAGAGAAGATGACAAGTATGTGGTTACAGCTAAGCCTGTGCGCTGTCATAGTGTAAGAAGGCTAATCACCAATGATAACCCTAGTTTTCTTGTAAACAAGGCTGAAAGAGCAGGAGAAAGTGACACTGTCGTGACTCATCAGACATGGTCAGTCACCAACAGTATATATTTATCATCAATCAAAAGCTTCTTCATCTTTTTTCCCTTTGCCGAATGTCGATTAGCTAGCTAGAAAATGATAGTTGCCATGCCGTGGAGTTAATTAATTATTCGGGTAAATTCAGGCACACAATGTGGTTGCACGTCCTAGATACTACTACTACAGGTGTTTGTCTTGTTGCCTTGAGCTGTCAGACACAGTAGCATGTTAGATCATCCGATTGCAAATGTTGTTTATGAGATCCCGTATCCCTCTGACAGATTTTTCAACGATTTGGTTACTGATTGTGTGTGATGATTCTGCACTAACTGTCGTCATTATGATAATGAAAATTCAGgtgcatattttttttctttttttttcggaAAGGAGGGctccccgacctctgcatcagaatgatgcatacggccatcttattaaccaaaaaATAAAATGTGCCAACAAGGTTCCAAAGTCTCCAGCttaaagaaagaaaaaagataaaTGCAGCTCACACAGAGCGAAAAGAGGCTAGACACACAAACTAGCCAGGGAAAggtgccacaaccggctggctaaaaatagataggaaaactaattgcctatcctattacatgaccgccatccaaaccagttgaagatatcccgagctaccatcttccaacggatagatccagtaaccaaatgctccctggcctccatcggagtgagtagcgaccacgaccGGATCAGTGCTgtagctcggaaaataacctgcaagaaatgaaaccgtgatgttctgttaaaaaccaaatcatttctacaattccagatagtccacaacagagcgcaaactccaacccgaatatgtcttgTTAAGTCTGGCTCAACCCCATTAATCCATGTTCCAAATAATGCATTGACCGaagtcggtggagtaatattaaaagcaatatggaccgtccgccaaagaattttggccaacgggcaatcaaagaataaatgcttaatcgtctcatcccgatcacagaaactacacctagtaggtcctgtccaattacgcttgatcaagttgtcctttgttaaaataacttgtttatggacaaaccacataaacactttaatttttaaaggaactttgacagcccaaacatacTTGAAAGTTGGAATAGCattcgaattaataacatcaatatacattgatttgacTGTAAATACTCCAGAACTAGTCAACTTCCAGCGTAATACATCGGGTTGGTGagaaagttgaacctccatcagtctcctaactagatggagccattcttcccaacgattgcccgctagcgaccGTTTAAACTAAATATTAAGGGGGACCGATTGAAATACCGTCAccacgaacacctcacgtcgttgagcaatccgatataaagacggatattgaatggctaAAGGTGAGtctccaagccaagtatcctccgaGAAACGTGTACTTGTACCATTTCCAATAACAAATCTCGTCCTATTGAACAttgattgtttgactttcattagtcctttccagaaaggcAAATCAGTCGGCCTGACTGCGACCTGGGACAATGTTTTAGTCTGGAGGTACTTGTTGCGTAGGATCTGCGCCCACATGGCCTCAGTCCCGAAAGAAagcttccacaaccacttactaagaaggcatctgttcttaacttcaagattttcaataccaagtcccccttggtctttcggtctacagatgatgtcCCATTTAGCAAGCCGGTATTTTCTTTTAAGTTCATCACCCTACCAAAAGAAACGTGACCGATAGAAGTCCAGTcgtttcctaacaccaactgggacctcaaagaacgataagagaaacataggcatactcgtgagcaccgaattaatcaatatcaaacggcctccgtatgacatgagcttacccttccaacaactcagttttttctcaaatcgatcctcgatgcacttccattctctgtttgttagcCTACGATGGTGTATCGGAATACCAAGGTATGAGAAGGGTAAACtccccaactcgcacccaaacaattgcctataagaatcctggtcgtctttggctctaccaaagcagaacaactcgctcttatgaaagttaatctttaacccggtcaattgttcaaaaaggcataacacaagcttcatatttctcgccttggccaaatcatgctccataaagatgattgtatcatctgcgtattgaaggatggatacacctccatcaacaagatgaggtaccaaaccacccacttgaccattctccttagcccttcctatcaaaattgctaacatatccaccacaatattaaacaggataggggacatcggatctccttgtctgaggcctttatgtgtctggaagtaatgacctatatcgtcattcaatttaattcccacactccctttttgcgtaaaggattcgACCTGTCGgtgccaggcttcatcaaaacttttcatacgcaatgcctgttggaggaatggccacTTAACCTTACcgtacgctttttcgaaatccaccttaaaaattactccatctaattttttggaatggatttcatggagcgtttcatgaagaacaaccaccccttcaaggatgttcctgtccggtgtgaaagcagtttgggattgttgcaccacagactgcgcaatctgtgtgagcctattggtcccgaccttggtgaagattttgaaactaacattgaggaggcagatcggtccgaactgctcaattctcacagcatccgCTTTCTTAGGGAgcaatgtgatagttccaaaattcaagtgaaataattgaagctgtccagagaatagatcatgaaacataggtagtaaatcccccttaataatgtgccaacactttttatagaactcggccgggaacccatccggaccgagagccttattgtttttcatttgtgcaatagcatcaaacacctccttttctgagaacggggcaaccaGGATATCATTATCAGCAGCAGACAATTGAGGCACGTCCTTaatcctggactcatcgagggacacacaattatcctccggaggtccaaataactgtcTATAATACTCGGTAATATAGGTTTTGAGATTATCCTGACCTAAAATAGTACCCTCATCCCGTTCAAGCTGAAAGATTcgcttctttctgtgcttaccattagcaatgaggtgaaagaattgagtattcgtgtccccttggaccactttgcaGACCTTAGctcgcaaagcccacttcaattcttcttcgcggagaagttctttcagCCTCTTCTCCGCCTCATTTTTGACCTGGAGCTCAGGAGGCAGCAAAATCGCGGATTCGGCTTTTATGTCCAGGGCCTGTACAAGAGAGATGAGCCTATCCTTCTCGATCTTATACAccccactgaggtgcttagcccaaccccgtaagaaacttctcaaatgcctaatttTATTCTGCCAGCGCTCGACCGCCATCCTTCCTCCGACACCCTTGGCCCATTCCCTGGCTATGAGGTCTAGGAACCCCTCGcgttcgaaccaggccatctcgaatgagaaggtgtttttgtttcccatatggttcggctcccctgagtcaaCGAACAATGGTGTGTGATCTGAAATTCCCCGCGTGAGAGCTTGCACCGTAACaagagggaacttctgttcccacccCACGCTGGCGAGAACTCGATCAAGCTTTTCATATGTCGGGTTTGGCAGagcattagcccaggtaaactttctaccagaaagctctatccCCCTTAGAttcaagctttcaataatggtattgaacataaacgaccacctaccgtcaaagttatcattatttttctcctctatcctcctaatgatattgaaatcacccccgacCAAAATCGAAAGCTGTTCAGACCCACAGATCCGAACAAGGTCCGCCAGAAACTCCGGTTTAAGCTTGGGTTGTGCagcaccataaaccgccaccaaagcccagttgaaCCCATCAACTTTAGACCTAACTCGAAACTTTACCGCAAAGTTGCCCATTACTACACTCCGGACTTCAAGGgaatcgcatctcacacccagTAAGATACCGCCCGATCTACCTCGTGGCGGGAGGC
The sequence above is drawn from the Triticum aestivum cultivar Chinese Spring chromosome 7A, IWGSC CS RefSeq v2.1, whole genome shotgun sequence genome and encodes:
- the LOC123152796 gene encoding uncharacterized protein yields the protein MSSTFEVGLGGGGSGQVALTSPLPIQTPVTPVVSGPANAGSGSLRQAASALLPRVLAVAPGSPVALGEGGLGQVTLDLPSSSVVRRTAPSATSTPRSEPVGGARGGSGQVAPAVPSLILPAGHLSEGLGSPQPPPLITREEVVAFGGIPGPVSTGRRMSARVLDLPEVDDMQQRCAMRAAKLHDAAISSGMSVNISNSLLHFPPEEIISNANQLGVSLGVTDNEISNSVNDMLDLEAERALETIRNLAAVKPMNDEEIDALGVRVLDNLCADLAPSNQESEDDDVPLDVAVVSSVQPGYEDRVTEPTKPKLPDIITEVSARYLVTGTMRSGDGKEEANETPSTKDKQLEAHENGNVQEINHGPSNGKLENGSHSNGSHQVPNGAEPKTEYLFEINKTQMYPTEVDKDKHVTEAQPKVEEYDLQKILDQQETHDLFCPNYKSCITRRVILKKRKRTVRPANPHAPSKRPYTEEVLVPLPSATLPGSDEQESPDVLRCLSCFSFFIPAGCSFNIFRIFGRRDLDQVDVLPPPASVDTPPRSENCTSWLLSCFQPEDCPNQPHPAGFFQTDTLEMITGEMPPSKPDGGANHHLLGHDDVHRTATTASENGFTTHSVHASGVKVNGPNVTNVARGDISTTPIPQTTDSHHVAVSVPEEVNLVAPRPQQRDDWDIPKAIVYGGLVESVTSLSVVSAAASSGAKTLDIFILGIANLIGGLPVIYHNIADLRDIRDVDDDNEQVGQYWLQLGRRSKAQLHMVLALLSYIVFGLLPPVIYGLSFRESNDRENKMMAVAGASLACIALLALGKAHVQTAPRAYFKTLMYYLTIAVSSSGLSYVAGVLITRLLEHFGTIEQGGLAAPAPPGLSFAHSEGAQTSAWASF